The genome window AGGCGAGTAATCCAACCACTGCCGCGGCTATCAGCCCGGCAGATCGAGTCTGTACAACTCGAGCGATCTTCCGAAAAGCGCCCGCAGTCAAAGAATCCCAGCACCATTCGCAACTCTCGGGTGGAGGTAACGATTGGTTCAATTCCGCAGCAAGATCTTCGTCACGTTGTGGTCGAGCGACTTTGTCTGAGATGTATGATGTGGTCAGTGCATATTCCTGGACGAGCGTTGCGGGAAGCTGTTTCTTCTCCAGTCCAACAATGTTTGTAAGGTAGTCAAAGAGTATCAGCCGAATGAGTTCTCCGATGTACCGTCCACCGGTCATGTACTCAAAGGGCTGAAACCCAGGACGTGCACATGCTTTGTCTAGCTCTTCGTCCCACTTGGTTATGATATTGAGCTCTTTCAAAGGAGGAGAGGCGCCCGAAATGGTCCATTCAGTGTTGACAATGGTTTCTTTTGCTTCCGGGATCTTTGACTTGACATGTTCCGCTTTAGATTCATGTAGAGACTCAAGCTTCATAGGAATAGTGGCGTTGCAGCCTGTGCCTACAATGATACCCATTGCGACACGACTGTTGGGCAGAGACTTGACGGAGTAAGCTAGAGACGCAAGCGTAGCGACGGCATCATTCGTGATAGCGGCGATCTTCAGTTTAGGTAGTGCAAAGAGTTTCCGGCGCTTGCTCGAcggctcgtcctcgtcagGACGTCTGGTGTGCTTATCATAACCATGAAGCAGGATGTTACGAAGATTGAGATCCGAGGTGATAGCAAACCCTTTGCCCATCGGCATCAGCGTAGCTTCCGCGAGCGACTCTTGCCTGTAGGGCTTTGTCAGCAAAACGGAATTGCACCAGAGTCAAACGAGAGAAACTAATAACATGTGACGACTTTCATGACAAGGATACTCACATGATTGGAAAACTGAAGGTAATTCCCATGTCTAATTCTTGGGGAATGTTGCCCTTCGTGGCGTCCGATGTCAAGCTTTCGGCGACCACTTCCGCTATACAGTCCCCAATCCATGCGAAGAGGTCCTCTGCCTTATCCATCTTCAGATGTTCCTGTATGGGCCATGCTTTCTCTAGTGTCCGTTTGACTCGTTGTCTCTGTGCCTTTCGAAGCGTATCTCTCGATCGTTCCGATGCGTCTGTTGAACGGATATAGGAGTCGGCTGCTTCTCCCAACAGTTCAATGAATGCGACTCGCAGATTGCTTCCTCCAACATCAATAGCCAGATAACGACCAGTCTCAAGACCCGTGGGCAGTCTAGTGACGGGAGTGGGCAAGAACTGTTGGTCAGAGTGTAATGCTAGGTGGCGGTATGTGCTCGAGAAGCGGCGCGCAAGTCTGTAGAGGACTGCTTCGTCAAGGACCAAGGGCGACAGAAAATCATCAAGCCTACGTTGGTACTCTAGGTACTCCTTCTGTGAAGGATCAAGCTCGGACAAattttcttcctcatcctcttcgaCGTCGATTACGTCTTCATGTATATCATGTTCCTCATCcctgctgttctctgcctcCATCACGTCCATCGGTGTCATCATAGATCTCCTGGATGTGTGAGAATGCGAAATGAGCCGATCAAGTGGAATAAATGAAATCCGAAAAGGTTATTCGAGTAGACTCATAGGAAGCGAACGTATGTAATCAAGGTTATGCCATGCACGGCCAGCGCATGTCTCAATGGCA of Aspergillus fumigatus Af293 chromosome 2, whole genome shotgun sequence contains these proteins:
- a CDS encoding hexokinase family protein, yielding MMTPMDVMEAENSRDEEHDIHEDVIDVEEDEEENLSELDPSQKEYLEYQRRLDDFLSPLVLDEAVLYRLARRFSSTYRHLALHSDQQFLPTPVTRLPTGLETGRYLAIDVGGSNLRVAFIELLGEAADSYIRSTDASERSRDTLRKAQRQRVKRTLEKAWPIQEHLKMDKAEDLFAWIGDCIAEVVAESLTSDATKGNIPQELDMGITFSFPIMQESLAEATLMPMGKGFAITSDLNLRNILLHGYDKHTRRPDEDEPSSKRRKLFALPKLKIAAITNDAVATLASLAYSVKSLPNSRVAMGIIVGTGCNATIPMKLESLHESKAEHVKSKIPEAKETIVNTEWTISGASPPLKELNIITKWDEELDKACARPGFQPFEYMTGGRYIGELIRLILFDYLTNIVGLEKKQLPATLVQEYALTTSYISDKVARPQRDEDLAAELNQSLPPPESCEWCWDSLTAGAFRKIARVVQTRSAGLIAAAVVGLLACAQEIELKVDSNENSPQSSTAASPQRYGSANLQASLDETTSSSLEAGAARNGQRPIVPVLLPTQTPADWQSGPEELVVAYTGGIIQHYPNFKETCQQYIDRLIMRTGPQKSGKSVFLREASDGGVIGAGVLAGMVNNS